The bacterium DNA segment CTTTACCATTATCCCTCGATCGATGTATGTGCTCACATGGAGAAGGTCTTCAAAACGAAGCCTGACGAATATCGCAGCATGTTCAGCGATCCGGTTCATCTCAATGAAAAAGGTCAGATATTTGTTGCTGAATACATTATGAAATCCATCACCAATACGCTGAAAAAAAATGATCGTTGATTTCATACACCTGGTTTACCGGTCAGATTATTAACTGTCCGCGGCCATACGAATGATACGATGAAGCCTCTATTCTTACGTTTATGCAAAAAAATCCTGTCCGGGAATGATACCCTCCAGAGGTAGATAACTGAGATGAAAATGGTTTCTCGGCATTCACTGGGGAAACTGGCATGGTTTGTCGTTTCCGCCATAGCGAAGACTTTATCCATCAGGCAGTACGGCTCTGATGATGAATTCTACCGTGACGGCGGCAAACCGGTCATATTCGCTGTATGGCACGGCAGGATGATCATGCCCCTGTTTTGCCGGAGGAACAGGGGAGTGTACATTCTCGTTTCAGAGCACCGTGACGGTGAGCTCATTACCGCTTCGCTCATGGAAGCGGGATGCGGAATAGTACGGGGATCGACAACCCGCGGCGGTGTGAGGGCGCTTGTGGAAATGCTCAGGCTTCTGAAGCGCGGAGCCCGGATTGCGGTTACACCCGATGGTCCGAGAGGGCCGCGCTGGCGGATGCAGTCCGGTATCGTGTATCTCGCCGCAAAGGGTGGTTATCCCATCGTTCCTTTAACGGGAAGCGCAAGCAGGGCGTATTATTTCAAAAGCTGGGACTCCTTTCAGCTTCCTCTGCCGTTTGCAAAAGCTGTTTTGTGCGTCGGAGAACCCTATACGGTCAGCGGTGGACTCGATGATGAAAACATAGAATATCACCGCGCCGAACTGGAAAAGCGGATGATCGAGCTGACTCTCAAAGCGGACAGACTTGCGGGAGCGGATACCGGATGATGTTCCTCTATACCATCGTTTCATCCCTTATCCTCGTGGTCGCTTATCCGGTGAGCTGGATTGGCGCGCTGCTGGGACGGTCGTATCTGTATCGACGGCTCAAACCGCCATCCGACCTTCCCCATAATGAGGCAGAGCGAATCTGGATTCATGCGGCATCGGTCGGCGAGTCTGTCATTGCGGTTTCCATGGCGGGAGAGATCAAACGCAGAAAACCTTTCGCGCTCATTTTCATTTCAACGTCAACCTCGTCGGGACTCGATCGGATCAGGAGTGTCGGGAGTGTATCGAACGGAGCCCCGGTGGATGGGTCATTTCTTGCGCCGTTCGATCACCCGTTTATTACCGGGAATTTCATAAAACATGTCGGACCTACTCTGTTCATGCTCGTGGAAACGGAAATCTGGCCTGCCCTCATACAGTCCATGCACGACAACGGTATTCCCGTGGCGATAATCAACGGCAAGATGAGCCGCCGGTCTTTCAGACGGTATGCGACGTTCCGTTTTGCGCTCGGGAAGATGCTGGGTATGATCTCCCTGATCTGCGTGCAGTCGCGCTCGTATGCACGGCGATTCCACATGCTCGGAGTACCCCGTGAGCGTATCGAAATCCTGGGGAATATCAAGTTCGACAGTCTTCCCGAGAAGAACGATCATAATCCTGCTGAAAAGCGCACAATGTTGGGAATTCCTCCCGGCGCACATGTATTCGTCACCGGAAGTACCAGACCCGGCGAAGAGGATGTGCTTGTGCGGGCGTTTCTGAGGATATTACAGGCTTTTCCGGATGCTGTTCTGGTCTGTGCGCCGCGGCACCTCAACAGGGTGGAAGAAGTGGAGCGGATTTTCTCCGAAGCCGGCCTTGCATCGATGAAAAGGAGTTCCGGAGAGCCGTTTGATGCCTCACGGTTCAACGTTTTCATGCTCGATACGATGGGAGAGCTTATCGATGCGTATACATGCGCCGATGTGGCTTTCGTCGGCGGTAGTTTACGCGATTTCGGGGGACACAATCCGATGGAACCCGCCGCCCTTGGTGTGCCCGTACTCTTTGGCCCGTACATGGAACAGGTAGGTTCGAAGGAACTGCTTGTCCACGGTGCGGCAGAGCTTGTCCATGACGAAGAGGATATCGCCGAAACAGTGAACCGGCTGTTTGCGGATCACGACCGGAGAAAACGCATGGCTGAAGCGGGACTTGAAGTGGTGGGCAGGTTCAAGGGAACACTTGCCCGGACCCTGCGTTTAATCGAGAACCACCGGCTTATTTGAAAGCACGTCATGACGCCATGAGACACTATATCGAAGACATAATGAATGACCGGAAAAGCGGTTTCGGCGCCTTTCCGGTCAGGATTTTTCTGCAGATGGCTTCCGTACCGTACGGTATGGCTGTATCGATACGCAATTATCTCTATAACAAGAAAGTTTACAAAGCGCTCGATGTTCCGTGCCGCGTTGTGAGCATCGGCAACCTGAGTGTCGGGGGAACGGGTAAGACACCGGTGACTGTTCTGACCGCACGGCTTCTGAAATCATCGGGTTGCAGTGTGGCTGTCGTTTCACGGGGATACGGGCGCTCGGGGAAAGAACCGCTCATTGTCTCCGATGGCAGAAAGATATTCGCCATGCCGCAAGAGGCGGGAGATGAACCCCATATTATCGCCTCGTCCGTGCCGGATATCCCCGTCGTTGTCGGTGCGGACCGTTACCGCGCAGCGCGGCTTGCCTTCGAGCGGTTCAGGCCCGATGTGATTGTGCTCGATGATGGTTTTCAGCACCGCCGTCTCTACCGGAATGTCGATATCGTTACCCTCGATGCGGAAAATCTTTACGGGAACGAACACCTGCTGCCGCGGGGTATTCTGAGGGAATCGCCGTATGGACTCAGACGGGCGAAAGCGGTTATCGTCACACGTTTCCGGGAAAAAACCTGCCGTCGGGACAGCATCGAGCGCATGATACGGTATTATTCGCGTGAAATACCGGTATTTCTGAGTGAACATGTACCCGCCGGGCTTCGTAAACCGGGGACTGCTGATCCGGAGGATACCGGCATCCTGAAATCCGGGCGGATTGCGGCAATGTCGAACATCGTCAACCCGGAATCGTTCCGGCAGATGATCCTGACCTTGGGCGGCGACATTGCCGTACACCACGTTCTGCCCGATCA contains these protein-coding regions:
- a CDS encoding lysophospholipid acyltransferase family protein, with the translated sequence MVSRHSLGKLAWFVVSAIAKTLSIRQYGSDDEFYRDGGKPVIFAVWHGRMIMPLFCRRNRGVYILVSEHRDGELITASLMEAGCGIVRGSTTRGGVRALVEMLRLLKRGARIAVTPDGPRGPRWRMQSGIVYLAAKGGYPIVPLTGSASRAYYFKSWDSFQLPLPFAKAVLCVGEPYTVSGGLDDENIEYHRAELEKRMIELTLKADRLAGADTG
- a CDS encoding 3-deoxy-D-manno-octulosonic acid transferase; translation: MMFLYTIVSSLILVVAYPVSWIGALLGRSYLYRRLKPPSDLPHNEAERIWIHAASVGESVIAVSMAGEIKRRKPFALIFISTSTSSGLDRIRSVGSVSNGAPVDGSFLAPFDHPFITGNFIKHVGPTLFMLVETEIWPALIQSMHDNGIPVAIINGKMSRRSFRRYATFRFALGKMLGMISLICVQSRSYARRFHMLGVPRERIEILGNIKFDSLPEKNDHNPAEKRTMLGIPPGAHVFVTGSTRPGEEDVLVRAFLRILQAFPDAVLVCAPRHLNRVEEVERIFSEAGLASMKRSSGEPFDASRFNVFMLDTMGELIDAYTCADVAFVGGSLRDFGGHNPMEPAALGVPVLFGPYMEQVGSKELLVHGAAELVHDEEDIAETVNRLFADHDRRKRMAEAGLEVVGRFKGTLARTLRLIENHRLI
- the lpxK gene encoding tetraacyldisaccharide 4'-kinase; the protein is MNDRKSGFGAFPVRIFLQMASVPYGMAVSIRNYLYNKKVYKALDVPCRVVSIGNLSVGGTGKTPVTVLTARLLKSSGCSVAVVSRGYGRSGKEPLIVSDGRKIFAMPQEAGDEPHIIASSVPDIPVVVGADRYRAARLAFERFRPDVIVLDDGFQHRRLYRNVDIVTLDAENLYGNEHLLPRGILRESPYGLRRAKAVIVTRFREKTCRRDSIERMIRYYSREIPVFLSEHVPAGLRKPGTADPEDTGILKSGRIAAMSNIVNPESFRQMILTLGGDIAVHHVLPDHHRYTAEELDRIERESLDDGAGLILMTAKDERNLPDAFRFKSLPSFVLDIEAVLIEKQDEYLDIIAPGQKKTGKL